In the genome of Saccharomonospora viridis DSM 43017, one region contains:
- the panD gene encoding aspartate 1-decarboxylase: MYRTMLKSKIHRATVTQADLHYVGSVTVDRTLMEAADLLPGEQVTIVDVTNGARLETYVIEGERDSGVLGINGAAAHLIHPGDIVILIAYGIMDSAEAASFEPRIVFVDGDNRIVNLGGDPAGVPDGYGLESGAATVDAEASKTRAPVAETADAARLDALLHAEK; encoded by the coding sequence ATGTATCGGACCATGCTGAAGTCCAAGATCCACCGGGCGACGGTGACGCAGGCGGACCTGCACTACGTCGGGTCCGTGACGGTGGATCGGACGTTGATGGAGGCGGCCGACCTGCTGCCGGGTGAACAGGTGACGATCGTGGACGTCACCAACGGCGCACGGCTGGAGACGTATGTCATCGAGGGTGAGCGGGACAGCGGTGTGCTGGGGATCAACGGTGCGGCCGCGCATCTCATCCACCCCGGAGACATCGTCATCCTGATCGCCTACGGGATCATGGACTCCGCCGAGGCCGCGTCGTTCGAACCGCGGATCGTGTTCGTCGACGGTGACAACCGCATCGTGAATCTCGGCGGCGACCCTGCCGGGGTGCCCGACGGTTACGGTCTGGAAAGCGGTGCCGCCACCGTGGATGCCGAGGCCTCGAAGACGCGTGCGCCGGTGGCCGAGACGGCGGATGCCGCGCGTTTGGATGCGTTGTTGCACGCGGAGAAGTAG
- a CDS encoding type III pantothenate kinase, whose amino-acid sequence MLLTVDVGNSNIVLGLYSGRGEKARFVDHWRMRTDPHMTADELALTMRGLLGRFADEVTGISALSTVPTVLRELRVMLDRYYQAVPRIIVEPGVRTGVPLLVDNPKEVGGDRLVNTLAAHHLYDKACVVVDFGTSTTVDAISAKGEFLGGAFAPGIDISVDALASRAAALRKVELVPPRSVIGKNTVECLQSGILYGFAGQVDGLVKRISRELSAISGGPVEVIATGGLAPLVLGESETITKHVPHLTLLGLRLVFERNTGSRRHSRS is encoded by the coding sequence GTGCTGCTCACCGTAGACGTCGGAAACTCGAACATCGTCCTCGGTCTGTATTCGGGTCGCGGCGAGAAGGCCCGGTTCGTGGACCACTGGCGGATGCGGACGGATCCGCATATGACGGCCGATGAACTCGCGCTCACCATGCGGGGGCTGCTCGGCCGGTTCGCCGACGAGGTGACCGGTATCAGCGCGTTGTCGACGGTGCCCACCGTGCTGCGGGAGCTGCGGGTGATGTTGGACCGCTACTACCAGGCGGTGCCGAGGATCATCGTGGAGCCCGGGGTGCGCACCGGCGTTCCGCTGCTGGTGGACAATCCCAAGGAGGTGGGTGGCGATCGCCTCGTCAATACCCTGGCCGCCCACCACCTGTACGACAAAGCCTGTGTGGTGGTCGATTTCGGTACGTCGACGACCGTGGACGCCATTTCGGCCAAGGGCGAGTTCCTCGGGGGCGCGTTCGCGCCGGGAATCGATATTTCGGTGGACGCGTTGGCTTCCCGTGCCGCCGCGTTGCGGAAGGTGGAGTTGGTTCCTCCCCGATCGGTGATCGGGAAAAACACCGTCGAGTGCCTGCAGTCAGGTATTTTGTACGGTTTCGCGGGACAGGTCGACGGACTCGTCAAAAGAATCTCGCGGGAGTTGTCGGCGATCTCGGGTGGGCCGGTGGAAGTGATCGCTACCGGCGGGTTGGCCCCACTCGTGTTGGGTGAGTCGGAAACCATCACCAAACACGTGCCACATCTCACTCTGCTGGGGCTGCGTCTTGTTTTTGAGAGGAACACGGGGTCGAGGCGGCACTCGCGGTCCTGA
- a CDS encoding ATP-dependent Clp protease ATP-binding subunit, translating to MFERFTDRARRVVVLAQEEARMLNHNYIGTEHILLGLIHEGEGVAAKALESLGIALEGVRQQVEEIIGQGQQAPSGHIPFTPRAKKVLELSLREALQLGHNYIGTEHILLGLIREGEGVAAQVLVKLGADLNRVRQQVLQLLSGYQGKEPAEAGAGRGEGTPSSSLVLDQFGRNLTAAAREGKLDPVIGRSKEIERVMQVLSRRTKNNPVLIGEPGVGKTAVVEGLAQNIVKGEVPETLKDKQLYTLDLGSLVAGSRYRGDFEERLKKVLKEIKTRGDIILFIDELHTLVGAGAAEGAIDAASILKPMLARGELQTIGATTLEEYRKYIEKDAALERRFQPIQVGEPSLEHTIEILKGLRDRYEAHHRVSITDSALAAAATLADRYINDRYLPDKAIDLIDEAGARMRIRRMTAPPDLREFDEKIAEVRREKESAIDAQDFERAARLRDEEKTLLGQKAEREKQWKDGDLDVVAEVDDEQIAEVLANWTGIPVFKLTEEETTRLLRMEEELHKRIIGQEDAVKAVSQAIRRTRAGLKDPKRPSGSFIFAGPSGVGKTELSKALANFLFGEDDALIQIDMGEFHDRYTASRLFGAPPGYVGYEEGGQLTEKVRRKPFSVVLFDEIEKAHQEIYNTLLQVLEDGRLTDGQGRTVDFKNTVLIFTSNLGTQDISKSVSLGFSSSRDETDRYEKMKQKVHEEMKKHFRPEFLNRIDDIIVFHQLTQEQIIQMVDLMVSRVEEQLKAKDMALELTDKAKALLAKRGFDPVLGARPLRRTIQREIEDQLSEKILFGEVQPGQIIIVDVEGWEIGDERDDQARFTFRGEPKPLDVPDAPPVSIAAAGSEESSGEPEQE from the coding sequence ATGTTCGAAAGGTTCACCGACCGCGCGAGGCGGGTGGTTGTCCTGGCCCAGGAAGAGGCCCGGATGCTCAACCACAACTACATCGGCACCGAGCACATCCTCCTGGGTTTGATCCACGAGGGTGAGGGTGTCGCCGCCAAGGCGCTCGAGTCGTTGGGTATCGCGCTGGAGGGTGTCCGCCAGCAGGTCGAGGAGATCATCGGCCAGGGGCAGCAGGCTCCCAGCGGGCACATTCCCTTCACCCCGCGAGCCAAGAAGGTCCTGGAGCTGTCGCTTCGTGAGGCGCTGCAGCTCGGTCACAACTACATCGGCACCGAGCACATCCTGCTGGGTCTGATCCGCGAGGGTGAAGGCGTTGCGGCGCAGGTTCTCGTGAAGCTGGGCGCCGACCTGAACAGGGTCAGGCAGCAGGTTCTCCAACTGCTGTCCGGTTACCAAGGCAAGGAGCCTGCGGAGGCCGGTGCGGGTCGTGGCGAGGGCACCCCGTCGTCGTCGCTGGTCCTCGACCAGTTCGGCCGTAACCTCACGGCCGCGGCGCGTGAGGGCAAGCTCGACCCGGTCATCGGACGCAGCAAGGAAATCGAGCGGGTCATGCAGGTGCTGTCCCGCCGTACCAAGAACAACCCGGTTCTGATCGGTGAGCCCGGCGTCGGTAAGACCGCTGTCGTCGAAGGCCTCGCGCAGAACATCGTCAAGGGCGAGGTGCCCGAGACGCTGAAGGACAAGCAGCTCTACACGCTCGACCTCGGGTCGCTGGTGGCGGGTTCGCGCTACCGCGGTGACTTCGAGGAGCGGTTGAAGAAGGTCCTCAAGGAGATCAAGACCCGCGGCGACATCATCCTGTTCATCGACGAGCTGCACACGCTCGTCGGCGCGGGTGCGGCCGAGGGCGCGATCGACGCGGCGAGCATCCTCAAGCCGATGCTGGCCCGTGGCGAGCTCCAGACCATCGGCGCGACCACGCTCGAGGAGTACCGCAAGTACATCGAGAAGGACGCCGCGCTGGAGCGCCGGTTCCAGCCGATCCAGGTCGGTGAGCCGTCGCTGGAGCACACCATCGAGATCCTGAAGGGGCTGCGCGACCGCTACGAGGCGCACCACCGCGTCTCGATCACCGACTCGGCGCTCGCGGCCGCCGCGACGCTGGCCGACCGGTACATCAACGACCGGTACCTGCCGGACAAGGCGATCGACCTGATCGACGAGGCCGGTGCCCGGATGCGCATCCGCCGCATGACCGCGCCGCCGGACCTGCGCGAGTTCGACGAGAAGATCGCCGAAGTGCGCCGGGAGAAGGAATCGGCCATCGACGCGCAGGACTTCGAGCGTGCCGCGCGCCTGCGTGACGAGGAGAAGACCCTGCTGGGTCAGAAGGCCGAGCGTGAGAAGCAGTGGAAGGACGGCGATCTGGACGTCGTCGCCGAGGTCGACGACGAGCAGATCGCCGAAGTGCTGGCCAACTGGACCGGTATCCCGGTGTTCAAGCTCACCGAGGAGGAGACCACGCGTCTGCTCCGCATGGAGGAGGAGCTGCACAAGCGGATCATCGGTCAGGAGGACGCGGTCAAGGCCGTGTCGCAGGCCATCCGGCGTACACGTGCGGGCCTGAAGGACCCCAAGCGCCCGTCCGGCTCGTTCATCTTCGCCGGTCCGTCCGGTGTGGGTAAGACCGAGCTGTCCAAGGCGCTGGCGAACTTCCTGTTCGGTGAGGACGACGCGCTCATCCAGATCGACATGGGTGAGTTCCACGACCGCTACACCGCCTCGCGGCTGTTCGGTGCCCCTCCGGGCTACGTCGGCTACGAGGAGGGCGGTCAGCTCACCGAGAAGGTCCGCCGCAAGCCGTTCTCCGTGGTGCTCTTCGACGAGATCGAGAAGGCGCACCAGGAGATCTACAACACCCTGCTGCAGGTGTTGGAGGACGGCCGGCTCACCGACGGCCAGGGCCGCACGGTGGACTTCAAGAACACGGTGCTGATCTTCACCTCGAACCTGGGCACGCAGGACATCTCCAAGTCCGTGAGCCTCGGCTTCTCTTCCTCGCGCGACGAGACCGATCGCTACGAGAAGATGAAGCAAAAGGTCCACGAGGAGATGAAGAAGCACTTCCGGCCCGAGTTCCTCAACCGGATCGACGACATCATCGTCTTCCACCAGCTCACTCAGGAGCAGATCATCCAGATGGTGGACCTGATGGTGTCGCGGGTCGAGGAGCAGCTCAAGGCCAAGGACATGGCTCTGGAGCTGACCGACAAGGCCAAGGCTCTGCTGGCCAAGCGGGGCTTCGACCCGGTGCTCGGTGCCCGGCCGCTGCGCAGGACCATCCAGCGGGAGATCGAGGACCAGCTGTCCGAGAAGATCCTGTTCGGCGAGGTCCAGCCCGGCCAGATCATCATCGTGGACGTCGAGGGTTGGGAGATCGGCGACGAGCGCGACGATCAGGCCCGGTTCACCTTCCGCGGTGAGCCCAAGCCGCTGGACGTCCCGGACGCCCCGCCGGTGAGCATCGCCGCCGCGGGCAGCGAGGAGTCTTCCGGCGAGCCGGAGCAGGAGTAA
- a CDS encoding BTAD domain-containing putative transcriptional regulator produces MRIELFGPLRATSSGGDPVTVSGPRVRALLARLALDAGRPVAAETLVDDLWGRYPPADAGGALQSLVSRLRKALGPAAALELSGGGYVLRIEPDDVDVHRFERLAAQGGRELTARRYADAAALLTRALAEFSGPPLADVTSAPFAAEIVTRLSERRLVVLEDRAAAQLQLGQHAEVVAELEEVGERYPLRERLAALRLRALAALGRRSEAFDLYERVRATLADELGVDPSAELREAHLALLRDERPEPPPARAGTVQLPARLTSFVGRHTELTELAAMLAEHRLVTLTGAGGAGKTRLAVEVAERHPAHSQGRVWFVPLADVVASTDVRAAVLRAVESGVATNMPGFGNGGFDRLVDTFAAGESLLVLDNCEHVIDAVAELAHALLTRVPSLRILATSREPLAVTGEALCPVGPLDLPADELVPDAVTGATGEVARDMDLAEVGRSSAVRLFVDRGRAVCPGFTLDEDTVGPVVEICRRLDGMPLALELAAAKLRSMGVSQIAALLDDRFRLLTSGSRVALPRQRTLRAVVEWSWDLLDERERVLARRLAVFSGGVGVSAATAVCADETVPERDVAFLLGALAEKSIVDHVGERCGEPRYRMLETIRAYASERLVESGEAEDVRSRFIAHFLSVAQHHDPLLRTEGQLEAFAVFRTEYDNLIAALRLSLDIRDADSAYRLLLSLTWCWALLGVLNQREDFFSEVLALGEAIPSRARSALKVYQVSTATGRNPPGPEELRTLIDDCFRTGAMEEYPPLAVTLPALALLAGDEELLERELRRALSHPDPWARAGVRWVEALILEDKGELAEAQRVRELALRGFEDTGDRWGKAITLSMQAQSHALLGEYAAAIERLDAGVALAEELGSRTYVVQLRLLAANQEIRAGNFAAAERRLDEARRQCAGEAGQLLDVFVQLNAAYLAERRGQVEQAHRCIDRVAGQLDSLGFLGELFDGLIEINRASLLLAEGKAAKAREALVAAMRTMTSRPDRPDLATPAELLARLYHLEGDALRAAAALGLSEAIRGAFDRGNPALRELVGLLTEELGEQAYTAAYSETARLSKPDAVRRLVEQTSAQRLR; encoded by the coding sequence GTGCGGATAGAGCTGTTCGGCCCGCTGCGGGCCACCTCCTCTGGTGGTGATCCGGTGACCGTGTCGGGGCCCCGGGTTCGTGCTCTGCTCGCCAGGCTCGCCCTGGACGCAGGCCGGCCGGTGGCGGCTGAGACGCTCGTCGACGACCTGTGGGGCCGGTATCCTCCCGCCGATGCGGGTGGGGCCCTGCAATCGCTCGTGTCCCGGCTTCGCAAGGCATTGGGCCCGGCCGCGGCGTTGGAATTGTCCGGTGGCGGTTACGTGCTGCGCATCGAACCGGACGACGTGGACGTCCACCGGTTCGAACGGCTCGCCGCACAGGGCGGTCGGGAATTGACCGCACGGCGTTACGCCGACGCGGCGGCGCTCCTCACCCGGGCACTCGCCGAGTTCTCCGGACCGCCGCTGGCGGATGTGACCTCCGCTCCGTTCGCGGCGGAGATCGTCACCCGGCTGAGTGAAAGGCGACTCGTCGTCCTGGAGGATCGGGCCGCGGCGCAGCTACAGCTCGGCCAGCACGCGGAAGTCGTGGCGGAGCTGGAGGAAGTGGGCGAGCGGTACCCGTTGCGGGAACGGCTCGCCGCGCTGCGACTGCGTGCGTTGGCGGCACTGGGCAGGCGGTCGGAGGCGTTCGACCTGTACGAGCGGGTGCGGGCGACGTTGGCCGACGAGCTCGGTGTCGACCCGTCCGCCGAATTGCGCGAGGCCCATCTCGCCCTGCTGCGGGACGAACGCCCCGAACCGCCACCGGCGCGGGCCGGGACGGTGCAACTTCCCGCGCGATTGACCAGTTTCGTCGGACGGCACACCGAACTCACCGAACTCGCGGCCATGTTGGCCGAACACCGCCTGGTCACCCTCACCGGCGCGGGTGGGGCGGGGAAGACCCGACTCGCCGTGGAGGTGGCCGAACGGCACCCGGCGCACTCCCAGGGGCGGGTGTGGTTCGTGCCGCTCGCCGATGTCGTCGCCTCCACCGACGTGCGAGCCGCGGTGCTTCGGGCGGTCGAATCGGGTGTGGCCACGAACATGCCCGGGTTCGGGAACGGTGGGTTCGACCGGCTCGTGGACACGTTCGCCGCGGGGGAGTCACTGCTCGTGCTGGACAACTGCGAGCATGTGATCGACGCGGTGGCTGAGCTCGCCCACGCGCTGCTCACCCGGGTCCCCTCGCTGCGGATCCTCGCCACGAGCAGAGAACCGCTCGCGGTGACGGGGGAGGCGCTCTGCCCGGTGGGCCCTCTCGACTTGCCCGCGGACGAGCTCGTACCCGACGCTGTAACCGGTGCCACGGGCGAAGTCGCGCGCGATATGGATCTGGCCGAGGTGGGACGATCGAGCGCCGTCCGACTGTTCGTGGACCGGGGTCGCGCGGTGTGTCCGGGTTTCACCCTCGACGAGGACACGGTGGGCCCGGTCGTCGAGATCTGTCGTCGACTCGACGGTATGCCGTTGGCGTTGGAACTCGCGGCGGCGAAACTGCGCTCGATGGGGGTGTCGCAGATCGCCGCGTTGCTCGACGACCGATTCCGCCTGTTGACGTCGGGGAGTCGGGTGGCGTTGCCACGGCAGCGCACGTTGCGCGCGGTGGTGGAGTGGAGCTGGGATCTGCTGGACGAGCGGGAGCGGGTGCTCGCGCGCCGGCTCGCCGTGTTCTCCGGCGGAGTCGGGGTGAGCGCGGCGACGGCGGTGTGTGCCGATGAGACGGTGCCTGAACGGGACGTCGCGTTCCTCCTCGGAGCCCTCGCCGAGAAGTCCATAGTGGACCATGTTGGCGAGAGGTGTGGCGAACCGAGATACCGGATGTTGGAGACGATCCGTGCTTACGCTTCCGAACGCCTCGTCGAATCCGGTGAGGCCGAGGACGTCCGAAGTCGGTTCATCGCCCACTTCCTGTCGGTCGCCCAACACCACGATCCGTTGCTGCGCACGGAAGGACAGCTCGAGGCGTTCGCGGTGTTCCGCACCGAGTACGACAACCTGATCGCCGCGTTGCGGCTGTCCCTCGACATCCGGGACGCGGACAGCGCCTACCGCCTGCTGCTGTCGCTGACGTGGTGTTGGGCGTTACTCGGGGTGCTGAACCAGCGTGAGGATTTCTTCTCCGAGGTGTTGGCGCTGGGCGAGGCCATCCCATCGCGTGCCCGTTCCGCGCTCAAGGTGTACCAGGTGAGTACGGCGACCGGCCGGAATCCGCCGGGACCGGAGGAACTCCGCACGCTGATCGACGATTGCTTCCGTACCGGGGCGATGGAGGAGTATCCGCCGTTGGCGGTCACGTTGCCGGCCCTGGCGCTGCTGGCGGGCGATGAGGAACTCCTCGAACGTGAGTTGCGGCGCGCTCTGTCGCATCCCGATCCGTGGGCGCGGGCCGGTGTCCGGTGGGTCGAGGCCCTGATCCTCGAGGACAAGGGTGAACTCGCCGAAGCGCAGCGGGTGCGCGAGCTCGCCTTACGCGGGTTCGAGGACACCGGCGACCGCTGGGGCAAGGCCATCACGTTGAGCATGCAAGCGCAGAGCCATGCGTTGCTGGGCGAGTACGCGGCCGCGATCGAGCGGCTTGATGCCGGTGTGGCGTTGGCGGAGGAACTGGGGTCGCGAACCTATGTCGTGCAGCTTCGGCTGCTCGCCGCGAACCAGGAGATCAGGGCGGGGAATTTCGCCGCCGCCGAACGTCGACTGGATGAGGCGCGGCGCCAGTGTGCCGGTGAGGCAGGTCAACTCCTCGACGTGTTCGTGCAGCTCAACGCCGCTTATCTCGCCGAGCGACGCGGCCAGGTCGAACAGGCCCACCGTTGTATCGATCGCGTGGCCGGACAGTTGGACTCGCTGGGGTTCCTCGGGGAGCTGTTCGACGGCTTGATCGAGATCAACCGGGCATCGTTGCTGTTGGCCGAGGGCAAGGCCGCAAAAGCGCGGGAAGCGCTCGTAGCCGCTATGCGGACCATGACCTCCCGGCCGGACAGGCCTGATCTGGCGACACCGGCGGAACTGTTGGCGAGGCTGTACCACCTCGAAGGGGACGCACTCCGTGCCGCCGCGGCGCTCGGCTTGAGCGAGGCCATCCGTGGCGCGTTCGACCGGGGCAATCCGGCCTTGCGGGAGTTGGTGGGCCTGCTCACCGAGGAACTGGGCGAGCAGGCCTACACCGCCGCGTACTCCGAGACGGCGCGACTGTCCAAACCGGATGCCGTGCGGAGGTTGGTGGAGCAGACGTCGGCTCAGCGCCTGCGATAG
- a CDS encoding histone-like nucleoid-structuring protein Lsr2, which translates to MAQKVFVSLVDDIDGSEADETVEFGLDGVNYEIDLSAENAEELRDALAQYVEHARRAGGRKRPSSRGGAKSPARSATVDREQNQAIRAWARKNGYEVSDRGRIPSEIVEAYHRRN; encoded by the coding sequence ATGGCGCAGAAGGTCTTTGTCTCTCTCGTGGACGACATCGACGGGTCGGAAGCGGATGAGACGGTCGAGTTCGGTCTCGACGGCGTCAACTACGAGATCGATCTCTCCGCAGAAAATGCGGAGGAATTGCGTGACGCCCTTGCCCAGTACGTTGAGCACGCCCGTAGGGCTGGTGGCCGGAAGCGGCCGTCCAGCAGGGGCGGCGCGAAATCGCCTGCTCGCTCGGCCACTGTGGACCGCGAGCAGAACCAGGCCATTCGTGCGTGGGCGCGGAAGAACGGTTACGAGGTCTCGGACCGCGGGCGTATCCCGTCCGAGATCGTTGAGGCTTACCACCGGCGGAACTGA
- a CDS encoding DUF3558 domain-containing protein → MSRGRGAVLVGAVVLLVAGCSATSDGTASPASQDPGVSQSVSSSSSESQSPGGGRLPHSGAPAVSDPLPESAIPEDPCDAFTREQVEYALGDNAPEGKREEIATGPTCTWQDSESGAGFGAFYGLNPPEGLSAYYRNTKPQVEVWHELPPIGGFPAVAFQKYKDQVTCTVAVGLSDELTVDVHANPSRAKYGELDPCEMAQDMAELLVGNLKERAGR, encoded by the coding sequence ATGAGTCGGGGTAGAGGCGCCGTGCTGGTTGGTGCGGTTGTGTTGTTGGTCGCTGGGTGTTCGGCTACGTCGGATGGCACAGCATCTCCCGCTTCGCAGGATCCCGGTGTTTCGCAGTCGGTGAGTTCGTCGTCCAGTGAGAGTCAGTCACCGGGTGGGGGTCGGTTGCCGCATAGTGGTGCTCCGGCGGTGAGTGATCCGTTGCCGGAGTCTGCGATTCCTGAGGACCCGTGTGATGCGTTCACACGGGAGCAGGTCGAGTACGCCCTTGGAGACAACGCGCCGGAAGGGAAGCGTGAGGAGATCGCTACGGGGCCCACGTGTACATGGCAAGATTCGGAGTCGGGTGCCGGCTTCGGTGCTTTCTACGGCCTGAACCCCCCGGAGGGCCTGAGTGCGTACTACCGAAACACCAAGCCACAGGTAGAGGTGTGGCATGAGTTGCCGCCGATCGGTGGTTTTCCAGCTGTCGCATTCCAGAAGTACAAGGACCAGGTGACCTGCACGGTTGCGGTCGGTTTGTCTGACGAGCTCACGGTAGACGTACATGCGAATCCGAGTCGAGCCAAGTACGGCGAGCTTGATCCGTGTGAGATGGCTCAGGACATGGCCGAGCTGTTGGTGGGGAATCTGAAGGAGCGTGCGGGCCGGTGA
- a CDS encoding ESX secretion-associated protein EspG — MPVLERPVDIPRVVLLHTWTVERLGDPHPVLGSLGLYVPQDNRAELTRRCLRLLAELGLATDEVLAPRFRDTLLTLAEPGRELYCWSSFADPAHDRACLVAEREGEAVALSVHEDTVTLRPIDPRHLVEEFVTTLPQTPPAPVRPLTVPRVDVENPDDHDMGHTDPLAEPGAADELRTQLSAPRDAAHQLYGAVTYDGARRRSKPLTAIDVSGLGRILVFLDAEDRVHRLPGTPGALVDTLRATWKGL, encoded by the coding sequence GTGCCCGTACTCGAACGCCCGGTGGACATCCCGCGGGTGGTCCTGCTGCACACCTGGACCGTCGAACGACTCGGCGACCCGCACCCCGTGCTCGGGTCGTTGGGTCTCTACGTGCCCCAGGACAACAGGGCCGAACTCACCCGACGCTGCCTGCGCCTGCTCGCCGAACTGGGGCTGGCCACCGACGAAGTCCTCGCCCCGCGGTTCCGCGACACCCTGCTCACCCTGGCCGAACCCGGACGGGAGCTGTACTGCTGGAGCTCCTTCGCCGACCCGGCACACGACAGGGCGTGCCTGGTCGCGGAACGCGAGGGCGAGGCGGTGGCCCTCTCGGTGCACGAGGACACCGTGACGCTGCGGCCGATCGACCCACGCCACCTCGTGGAGGAATTCGTCACCACCCTGCCGCAGACCCCGCCCGCCCCCGTCCGTCCCCTGACGGTGCCGCGAGTCGACGTCGAGAACCCGGACGACCACGACATGGGGCACACCGATCCGCTCGCCGAACCCGGTGCCGCCGACGAACTGCGGACCCAACTGAGCGCACCGCGTGACGCCGCGCACCAGTTGTACGGCGCGGTCACCTACGACGGCGCCCGTCGCCGGAGCAAACCGCTGACGGCGATCGACGTGTCCGGACTCGGCCGGATACTGGTGTTCCTCGACGCCGAGGACCGGGTGCACCGACTGCCCGGCACGCCGGGTGCGCTGGTGGACACGCTGCGGGCCACCTGGAAGGGACTGTGA
- a CDS encoding DUF3558 family protein has protein sequence MRRMAGAVLVGAVVLLVAGCSATSDGTASPASQDPGVSQSVSSSSSESQSPGGGRLPHSGAPAVSDPLPESAIPEDPCDAFTREQVEYALGDNAPEGERDDFVTGPGCKWRDSVSGAMVWASYSTKTREGLSSFYQNAQPRAQVWRELSPIGGFPAIAYQSYEGEKSCSVVIGVADDFAVTAAGAPSRAKYGELDPCEMAQDMAELLVGNLKERAGR, from the coding sequence ATGAGGCGGATGGCAGGTGCAGTCCTGGTTGGTGCGGTTGTGTTGTTGGTCGCTGGGTGTTCGGCTACGTCGGATGGCACAGCATCTCCCGCTTCGCAGGATCCCGGTGTTTCGCAGTCGGTGAGTTCGTCGTCCAGTGAGAGTCAGTCACCGGGTGGGGGTCGGTTGCCGCATAGTGGTGCTCCGGCGGTGAGTGATCCGTTGCCGGAGTCTGCGATTCCTGAGGACCCGTGTGATGCGTTCACACGGGAGCAGGTCGAGTACGCCCTCGGGGATAACGCGCCGGAAGGTGAGCGCGATGATTTCGTGACCGGACCCGGGTGTAAATGGCGGGACTCTGTATCGGGCGCTATGGTTTGGGCTTCTTACAGCACGAAAACTCGTGAAGGTTTGAGTAGCTTTTATCAGAACGCCCAGCCGAGGGCGCAGGTGTGGCGTGAGTTGTCTCCGATTGGTGGCTTTCCGGCCATCGCATATCAATCGTACGAGGGGGAGAAGTCCTGTTCTGTCGTGATCGGTGTGGCCGATGACTTCGCGGTTACTGCTGCTGGAGCACCGAGTCGAGCCAAGTATGGCGAGCTTGATCCGTGTGAGATGGCTCAGGACATGGCCGAGCTGTTGGTGGGGAATCTGAAGGAGCGTGCGGGCCGGTGA
- a CDS encoding DUF3558 family protein, protein MMRMTRAVLVGAVVLLVAGCSATSDGTASPASQDPGVSQSVSSSSSESQSPSGGQLPHSGAPAVSDPLPESAIPEDPCDAFTREQVEYALGDDAPEGERGDVATGPACAWQDTDSGAGFKAFFGTVGGEGLSSYYQNTQPESEEWEELPPIHGFPAVAFQITADGMNCQVVAGLADEYTVAVAANPSRAKIGELDPCDLAQEMAELLVENLKERAGR, encoded by the coding sequence ATGATGCGAATGACAAGGGCAGTACTAGTTGGCGCGGTCGTGTTGTTGGTCGCTGGGTGTTCGGCTACGTCGGATGGCACAGCATCTCCCGCTTCGCAGGATCCCGGTGTTTCTCAGTCGGTGAGTTCGTCGTCCAGTGAGAGTCAGTCACCGAGTGGGGGGCAGTTGCCGCATAGTGGCGCTCCGGCGGTGAGTGATCCGTTGCCGGAGTCTGCGATTCCTGAGGACCCGTGTGATGCGTTCACACGGGAGCAGGTCGAGTACGCCCTCGGCGATGACGCACCGGAGGGTGAGCGCGGTGACGTTGCAACCGGGCCCGCGTGTGCTTGGCAAGACACTGACTCGGGTGCGGGTTTCAAAGCTTTCTTCGGCACTGTTGGTGGTGAGGGGTTGAGTTCGTACTACCAGAACACTCAACCGGAATCCGAGGAATGGGAAGAACTTCCCCCGATCCATGGGTTTCCTGCGGTCGCTTTCCAAATAACTGCTGATGGCATGAACTGCCAGGTTGTTGCCGGGTTGGCCGATGAGTACACGGTCGCGGTGGCTGCGAACCCGAGTCGGGCCAAGATCGGCGAGCTTGACCCATGTGACTTGGCGCAAGAGATGGCCGAGTTGTTGGTGGAGAACCTGAAGGAGCGTGCGGGCCGGTGA